In Frondihabitans sp. PAMC 28766, a genomic segment contains:
- a CDS encoding aldo/keto reductase family protein: MEFRYLGNSGLKISELTFGNWLTHGSQVENDTATQCVRAALDVGISTFDTADVYANTQAETVLGEALKGERRESLEIFTKVYGPTGPKQHNDTGLSRKHITESINGSLKRLQTDYVDLYQAHRYDVETPLEETMQTFADLVRQGKVLYIGVSEWNAQQLREASALAKELKIQLVSNQPEYSLLWRVIEGEVVPASKELGISQIVWSPIAQGVLTGKYKKGQDLPEGSRATDEKGGAGMISRWLKDDVLEAVAALEPIANDLGLTQAQLSLAWVLNNDNVASAIIGASRPEQVTSNAVASGVKLEADVVARIEQVFEGLAETDPSKTQMPAGREA, from the coding sequence ATGGAATTCAGGTACCTCGGCAACTCCGGGCTCAAGATCTCCGAGCTCACCTTCGGCAACTGGCTCACCCACGGCAGCCAGGTCGAGAACGACACCGCCACGCAGTGCGTCCGCGCAGCCCTCGACGTCGGCATCTCGACGTTCGACACCGCCGACGTCTACGCGAACACCCAGGCCGAGACCGTTCTCGGCGAGGCGCTGAAGGGCGAGCGCCGCGAGTCGCTCGAGATCTTCACGAAGGTTTACGGCCCGACCGGCCCGAAGCAGCACAACGACACAGGCCTCAGCCGCAAGCACATCACCGAGTCGATCAACGGCTCGCTGAAGCGCCTCCAGACCGACTACGTCGACCTCTACCAGGCGCACCGTTACGACGTCGAGACACCGCTCGAAGAGACGATGCAGACGTTCGCCGACCTGGTCCGCCAGGGCAAGGTGCTCTACATCGGCGTGAGCGAGTGGAACGCCCAGCAGCTCCGCGAAGCGTCGGCGCTCGCGAAAGAGTTGAAGATCCAGCTCGTCTCGAACCAGCCCGAATACTCCCTCCTCTGGCGCGTCATCGAAGGCGAGGTGGTGCCCGCCTCGAAAGAGCTCGGCATCTCGCAGATCGTCTGGTCGCCTATCGCGCAGGGCGTGCTCACCGGCAAGTACAAGAAGGGGCAGGATCTGCCGGAAGGCTCCCGGGCCACCGACGAGAAGGGCGGCGCGGGCATGATCTCGCGCTGGCTGAAGGACGACGTGCTCGAGGCCGTCGCCGCGCTCGAGCCCATCGCGAACGACCTCGGCCTCACGCAGGCCCAGCTCTCGCTCGCGTGGGTGCTCAACAACGACAACGTCGCGTCGGCGATCATCGGAGCGAGCCGCCCCGAGCAGGTCACCTCGAACGCGGTCGCGTCCGGCGTGAAGCTCGAGGCCGACGTGGTCGCGCGCATCGAGCAGGTCTTCGAGGGTCTCGCCGAGACCGACCCGTCGAAGACGCAGATGCCCGCCGGCCGCGAGGCCTAG
- a CDS encoding DUF3224 domain-containing protein, whose protein sequence is MEPIVETITARFELTLAAPFDLPGVEGGWVQGLSMHKTFTAGLVGQSDLVFLTSGEEETGRGYVAVERIVGTLDDGRRGAITVHHGAMQTPSDSGQFGNIVPGSGAGDFVHFTGSAAIQHDNEGPFFVLSLMTH, encoded by the coding sequence ATGGAGCCGATCGTCGAGACCATCACCGCCCGCTTCGAGCTGACCCTGGCGGCTCCGTTCGACCTGCCCGGGGTCGAGGGCGGCTGGGTGCAGGGCCTCTCCATGCACAAGACCTTCACGGCGGGGCTCGTCGGGCAGAGCGACCTCGTCTTCCTGACCAGCGGCGAGGAGGAGACGGGGCGAGGCTACGTCGCCGTCGAGAGGATCGTCGGCACGCTCGACGACGGGCGCCGCGGGGCGATCACCGTGCACCACGGCGCGATGCAGACGCCGAGCGACTCCGGGCAGTTCGGCAACATCGTGCCCGGGTCGGGCGCGGGCGACTTCGTGCACTTCACCGGCAGCGCCGCGATCCAGCACGACAACGAGGGCCCCTTCTTCGTGCTCTCGCTGATGACGCACTGA